GCCTCaaagtcaaaaactaattttgaTAGCACTTGTCTCGAAATTGAAATGATCGAGGTATATCTTAAGGTGTATCTTTCTTAAATAACAGTATTCCATTACCATGCTATAATGTCAAAAACTAAAAAAGTGCCATTAGTGCTATTTAGAGTTCCATTAAACAAGGATGATATTAGAattttagtaaataaatgccagtgttgtttacatgttCTCGAAGGTTTGTTTAGTAGAACCTATGAGTAGAACCCAAGTTTATGTTAGTTGCGGCCTTGATATGAGCTATATACGCGATCGAAAACTTTTGAAAACTGTGAAACGACTTTATTACAAAATATCTACGCCACATCGAATCTAACAAATAAAATTAGTCCAAACTTCCACACAGTCAGCGTTTTTTTCGTGTAACTTTGGCGACTTGCTTAACAAAACGACCAACAATAAAACGTCgttatgcataaataaataaattacaaacaTCGCGAATATAGCATAATTCTGTATCATAGCTGTTCTTACCATAGACAGTAGCTGCAGTCATCACATTCACCGCCCCAGAGCTCGTCACTGGCCCACAATGCACCGGTAGTTACACGCGCAAATACGTCATTTTCAGCTTCTGGCGCGTACTAGTTCCTAGGATGTGTTTGAATTGATCGAGTGTGGCGCGAGATAATATGGGTTATAGAAATAATAACAAAACACCCGGGACGATTTATACGACATCAATAACGACGGCATTTTACAACACCTTAAAGCGAAACATAATGTAAGTGATACAAAAGTTAACTGAGAAGCTGTCGTTCGTTAATTAAATGTTTCTGAAATGTTTTGATAGAAGAATCACTACAGTAACGTTAACCAAAAGGTAACTTAACTTACTATGCTATTCTTTATCTTTGGACATTTGATGATGGTAATGTTTTTaccctattttgccatagtctGTGAACTTTAATAGACAGCTAAGATAGTTAcgttacagtatgtttatttCTATATATCAAATGTTTAACACAGCGTCTTGTGTTCTACAGATTAAAAGAAATTTCGAAGCTTCTGGCTGTTTAATCAACGTCCACAACTTCTTCAAATCTGAAATATTGTGTAAATACTTTTTAGTTTGCATTTTATAGTAGAACAAACTGTCTTCCTATGTCGGTTTCTCATCAGACAACAGTGGTTAGTACGCCCCTTCCCCTGCCTACTCATTTCTCTCATGCCCAGCAGTCCTACTCCCTTAAGAAACGCAGACTTCCCTTCTCTTCCTCAACATCATCTTCCTCCCTGTCCCCTTGCCCGATCTCTCACTCTTCACCGCCACGACCCCCGTCTAAAGGATGCCCCCCACTCAGTCGAGTGTTTCCACACCGGCCTGCTCCGTGGATACCCCTGTCACGCTCCCTTATCGAGTCACCACCTCCTCGCTCTTTATATGATCCGTCTCGAGCGCAGAACTTCTTCAACCAGTGCTTCACGAATCTGGGCCTGATTGGACGAGGTTCCTTTGGTGAAGTGTTCAAGGTGAGAAACACCCAATAGTAACACAAGGATGTGTTTGGAATAGTATACTACCTTATTACACACACCCCGAACATGCCTTATCACCCTCCTTTTGTAACACCATCAGATTGccaatatgtaaatattttaattagtgGTCAACCTATATCAGCCAATCATTTTTTGGGGTGTAAGCTGCACTAAAGAAAAGAATGCATTAATAATACTGTGATGTTTATGTTTCTTAGGTTGTGAGTTTATTGGATGGCGCTCAGTATGCTGTCAAGCGCTCAGTACAGCGTTTTCGCAGTGAGGGTGAGCGAGCGAGGAACATTAAAGAGGCTCGTAATCATGAGGGACTAAAACAACACCCTCATGTGCTGAATTTCATTGCAGCCTGGGAGGAGGGTGGTCACCTCTACATCCAGACTGAGCTCTGCTGTTCCAGTCTGTTGGTTCTTGCTGAAGAAAGGCCATCCCATACTGGTATACTGTAGAGTAGAAAAAAGCTCTTTTGCCAATAATTGACAGTATTACCCATGCTtatatgtaacattaaagtcATATTTTGATTGTTTGTATGTCAGATTGTACGTTactgacagaattttttttatgtttgtgtgtgttttttgtcaGGTGAGGCATGTGCCTGGACATACCTGTGTGACATGCTCTCAGCACTCAAGTACCTGCATGCTCAAGGATTTGCCCACATGGACATCAAACCAGCAAATGTTTTCGTCACAAAGTCTGGACGCCTAAAACTTGGAGACTTTGGCTTGTTGATAAAGCTGTCTACCGATGATCAAAAACTAGAAATAGAGGAGGAGGATTTACAGGAAGGGGACCCCAGGTATATGGCACCTGAACTGCTAAGAGGGAAGTATGGGACTGCTGCAGACATATTTAGGTTAGTAAATGTTGTGAttgattatatttttatgtatttgttttgcCATAACAATTTTTTGTGTTTACTGCATGCCACAGTTCTTTGCTCTAAACGTTGGCTCCCAGATGaccccttttctcccaaagctgttattatatattatattaaaacaaTCTCAAGGAACACTTCTTTCTATTCTCTGGTTGGAAAGACACAACTGATTATTATATTTTTCtcaactatatatatatatatatataacacccacacacacaaatattagTTAATGTGATTATATAAAAACAGCAAATTGTTTACAAACTTATGCAACTAAATACATTGATAACTTCttaaataaatatgatataTGAATAATCTGACAcctttgtcttatttttttagtttaggAGTGTCCATTCTGGAATTGGCCTGTAACATTGAGGTTCCTAAAGGAGGAGATGACTGGCAGCAGCTCAGACAAGGTTATTTACCTGCTGAATTCACTAATGGTAAGTTGCTAGCAAGCTTCTCAATTTACATGAGTGAAATTTTTAATCACCCTTTGAATCAACTGTTAGTGATTATTTTGTAAGATATACAAACTGAATAATATTCTATACAAAATCTGTTTGTGGTTATTGGTTAAACGATTACAAAAGCCACGTTTGGATCACATTTAGTTTTTTGAGTCACAGATTGGATCATTATTTGAATCAATAGGggaataaaataagaacaaatgtaaaaattacaaccatatgtaaataaaatgttacaaataaaataatgtcTAACAGCAGTGTTAAGGTACAGAAATTGAATCAAATGAATATAACAGTCTTCAATGTAAATTAAATTGAATCTTTCTTTAAAAGCTACAGAAGTAATTTCCCTTTGTCTTTTGATGTTTGATTAACATGAATGACACAGCATTTTTAAAGCCAATAGTTTGGCGGTCCCTGCCGTCCCCATCTTGGCTGCGTGTCACTGTGAATCACTCGCGGATAACCAAAAAGAGACGGGACGTAGGTGAAGCTGAGTaaaaaccacgcccgcctagttcgactctagtgacagcagtggccgttcacctgtcactcaagtggccacgcccttaattatgcagaactttaaggcttaatttaatttaaatggatgagttacaaaTAGTGCATTATACAATATACTTGTTATGTTGATAAAGAGTGTGTGTACCTGAATCTAAATAATACCTGAATAAAAATTAATGTGAAAATGAAGTGAGCCCACAGCCACATCAACATTTAGCCAGCGTGATGGCATTATACAAATATAATCAAAGGAAAGTCagaattggtgctctttaatggtGCAGTCATTTAAATTGATTCAcattgagtgtgtgtgtgtgtgtgtgtgtgtgtgtgtgtgtgtgtgtgtgtgcgtgtgtgtgtgtgtttcagccTTATCAGCAGAGCTGCAGTATGTACTACGGCTCATGTTGAAACCAGAGCCTTGTGACAGAGCCACAGCCTCGCAGCTGCTCACACTGCCTACTGTCTCCAAGCGCACGTGGAGGCGGCAGCTGTCCCTCTACATCATCGAAAGCTTCCTGTCCTTATTTTATTGCTGTCAAGTAAGTGTGACATCACTTCTGTTTGTacataaagggatagttcaccgaaaaaaaatttcatttttaactcaccatcaagttgttccaaacctgtataaattactTAGATATGCcgaaaatgtttgtaaccaaaccgggACAAGCGAAGCAAAACTGGAGACCAACTGACTGTTGATGTGTTTATTTCTGCTGTGTAGGCTGTTAGCTATATTCCTATAGATCAGGTGTGTCAAACTCAGTTCCTGGTGGGCcgctgtcctgcagagtttagatCCCCCCTAATTTAAGGACACATATGATCTGAtttctgtttttctttgtctttagAGTGTTAAAAGATGTCTGTGCATATAAAAGATCTATTCTGTAAAGTTGCAAATATTAAAGTTTCAAAACCAAAGAGATCTTCTTTGTCTAGTATTGCTGCCACAGCCATGTTGTGGAGACACAATCGGATCACACACTACACTTTCTCAGAATGATGAGCTTTGTAGAAATTGTTGCATTTCAAAAAGGCggggcatagag
The Paramisgurnus dabryanus chromosome 1, PD_genome_1.1, whole genome shotgun sequence genome window above contains:
- the pkmyt1 gene encoding membrane-associated tyrosine- and threonine-specific cdc2-inhibitory kinase; its protein translation is MSVSHQTTVVSTPLPLPTHFSHAQQSYSLKKRRLPFSSSTSSSSLSPCPISHSSPPRPPSKGCPPLSRVFPHRPAPWIPLSRSLIESPPPRSLYDPSRAQNFFNQCFTNLGLIGRGSFGEVFKVVSLLDGAQYAVKRSVQRFRSEGERARNIKEARNHEGLKQHPHVLNFIAAWEEGGHLYIQTELCCSSLLVLAEERPSHTGEACAWTYLCDMLSALKYLHAQGFAHMDIKPANVFVTKSGRLKLGDFGLLIKLSTDDQKLEIEEEDLQEGDPRYMAPELLRGKYGTAADIFSLGVSILELACNIEVPKGGDDWQQLRQGYLPAEFTNALSAELQYVLRLMLKPEPCDRATASQLLTLPTVSKRTWRRQLSLYIIESFLSLFYCCQSLLTASWSFISSLSLPLTSFCASSPPCTPPRERWERETDLSHSDSPTHDCVFPSDEPQHSPTFSHRVKARLSVGSTSTPLQKNSPCTPTHSQQTRTPSITPSSNSPSPIHHSTHHLHSDSLHSQDRRWINNELAIKSIFEPKNLLTLFDEVNIDNEP